The following proteins are co-located in the Gloeocapsa sp. PCC 7428 genome:
- the ndhD1 gene encoding photosynthetic/respiratory NAD(P)H-quinone oxidoreductase subunit D1 — translation MANFPWLTTIILLPIAASLLIPFLPDKDGKTVRWYSLVVGLIDFALIVWAFYSQYDLANPNLQLVESYSWVPQLDLNWSVGVDGLSMPLVILTGFITTLAMLAAWPVTLKPRLFYFLMLAMYGGQIAVFAVQDMLLFFLVWELELIPVYLLLAIWGGKKRQYAATKFILYTAGGSLFILVAALTMAFYGDTVTFDMRAIAAKDYALNFQLWVYAAFLVAYAVKLPIFPLHTWLPDAHGEATAPVHMLLAGILLKMGGYALIRMNAGMLPDAHAYFAPVLVILGVVNIIYAALTSFAQRNLKRKIAYSSISHMGFVVIGIASFTDLGLNGAMLQMISHGMIGASLFFLVGATYDRTHTLMLDEMGGVGQKMQKMFAMWTTCSMASLALPGMSGFVAELMVFVGFSNSDAYSPTFKIIVVFLMAVGVILTPIYLLSMLREIFYGPENKELVSHEVLVDAEPREVFIIACLLVPIIGIGLYPKILTQVYDATTIQLTERLRDSVPTLAAQKASTLSFRAPAIGN, via the coding sequence ATCGCTAATTTCCCCTGGCTGACGACAATAATTTTGTTGCCGATCGCCGCGTCACTGTTGATTCCCTTTTTACCTGATAAAGATGGTAAAACAGTACGCTGGTACTCCCTCGTCGTGGGATTGATTGATTTTGCACTGATTGTTTGGGCGTTTTATTCTCAGTACGATTTGGCTAATCCCAATTTACAGCTAGTGGAAAGTTACTCCTGGGTACCGCAGCTAGATTTAAATTGGTCGGTGGGCGTAGATGGCTTGTCCATGCCTTTAGTGATTCTAACTGGGTTTATCACAACGCTCGCAATGTTAGCAGCTTGGCCTGTAACGCTCAAGCCGCGCTTGTTTTACTTTTTGATGCTGGCAATGTACGGCGGTCAAATTGCTGTGTTTGCTGTCCAGGATATGCTACTGTTTTTCCTGGTCTGGGAACTCGAACTTATCCCTGTATACCTATTGCTGGCAATTTGGGGCGGTAAAAAGCGGCAGTACGCCGCCACAAAGTTCATTTTGTACACAGCAGGTGGTTCGCTATTTATCTTGGTTGCAGCCCTGACAATGGCGTTCTACGGCGATACCGTGACGTTTGATATGCGGGCGATCGCCGCCAAAGACTACGCCTTGAATTTTCAATTGTGGGTGTATGCGGCTTTCTTAGTTGCCTACGCGGTAAAACTTCCCATTTTCCCGTTACATACCTGGCTACCTGATGCTCACGGTGAAGCAACTGCCCCAGTGCATATGTTACTGGCAGGAATTCTCCTCAAAATGGGCGGCTATGCCTTAATTCGGATGAATGCGGGAATGCTACCCGATGCTCATGCTTATTTTGCACCCGTATTAGTAATTTTGGGAGTCGTCAACATCATCTACGCTGCGCTAACATCGTTTGCACAGCGTAACCTCAAGCGAAAAATTGCTTACTCTTCAATTTCGCACATGGGGTTTGTTGTGATCGGTATTGCGTCATTCACCGACTTGGGCTTGAATGGTGCAATGCTGCAAATGATCTCGCATGGCATGATTGGTGCAAGTTTATTCTTCTTGGTAGGCGCAACTTACGACCGCACCCATACCCTAATGTTGGATGAAATGGGTGGTGTCGGGCAAAAAATGCAAAAGATGTTCGCCATGTGGACAACGTGTTCAATGGCTTCCTTGGCTTTACCTGGAATGAGTGGTTTTGTCGCTGAATTGATGGTCTTCGTTGGCTTTTCTAATAGCGATGCTTACAGCCCCACGTTTAAAATCATCGTTGTCTTTCTCATGGCAGTTGGTGTCATCTTAACGCCAATTTACCTGCTATCAATGCTCCGCGAGATCTTCTACGGACCAGAAAATAAGGAACTAGTTTCGCACGAAGTCCTTGTTGATGCAGAACCACGCGAAGTGTTTATCATTGCTTGTTTGTTAGTACCAATCATCGGCATTGGTCTGTATCCCAAAATCTTGACTCAAGTCTACGACGCGACAACGATACAACTTACCGAAAGGTTACGCGATTCTGTACCAACTTTAGCGGCTCAAAAAGCTTCAACTTTGTCCTTCCGCGCGCCAGCGATCGGAAATTAA